aatgaaaatcaataaacttgttattttatataaattaatttgttacatataatttttatgtgattatataagtcaagataaacaaatatatatcaacttgcaattttgaatttatggacatgtgtttaaagattgtattgtaatgtattattattattattattattattattattattattattattattattattattatttatacttacatttatatttaatttgataatttgaataacgggtaagcgggtaccctgcgggtGTACTtgtaccctgcgggtaagggtaagagtatgattttttttttatcctagaGGATACGGGTAAGGGTACAGGTATGGGGTAGGGCTTACGGATACGGGTAAAAGTTTTGACATACCCTATCCATACCCtacccattgccatccctacttcTCTgccagatatatatatatatatatatataatagactAGGCAAATGCTAAGTGGGGATCCAGCTCTCAAGTAATATGTGACTCATATATAGATTGagaaattcataattttattagtatgaaaaaaaatttattacatatttaataagttattttttattatttctatattaaaatataactattaaaaatataagaaaattcattgattctcttatgataaaataaaaattaatataattacacgtttttttattattatatggaCAAAGAGGTTTGGTGAATTGGCATTTACCAATTATTAGTTCTTACATGTATGAATAACTATCTCAATGGGTCTTCTCAAAGAATGTGATTTTAGGTGGCAAGTATAAGAGGATTTGGTCCACACACCAAAAAAAACCTGTATAATCAAAGATAGAACTAAGGAGGGTCatggagtaaattttttttagtgggtaCCGAACTTTGTCATGTTTTCAGTTTGAgaactaactttcaatttgtatcaaaatgaatacaaagttttaattatgtttctcCGGTGCGGCAATTGGGAGATTATGGTCACAATCCAGTGATGTGGATACCAGAAATGTAACGTAGATGCCCAGGAACTCCGTCAACAGCTTGCCACCTCAACGACTTATCACTACCCTCTTCtttccctctttcttcctcctttTCTTCACCTCTTTCTTTCCCAACCATATGGTGAACTTTTTATAAGGTTTTTTAAGTGAATTAATGGTGGATGTGAGTGAAATCGATGGTGTTGTTTTGTAGCCGAAGTGGAGGATAGGGTGGGGAAGTGGCAACACCCGTTCTTTACGTTGCAGGATGAAATCGATGTTGTTCTTCACATTACTGGAAGAAGCGACGCCTCACCCTCGAATAGATCTCCTATCTTGTCTAAATCTCGCCATTAAGTATTCCAATTTGCaggctttattttttttttaaaaaaaatccattatgGTTCTCTTTCAGATTCTCTGAGTGATGGTGATGGGAAAGCTTTGAccttttttttggttaaaaaattgGTAATGATTGGGTGAACAAAGATTGTAGTTtatatgtttgatgaaatgccgcTTGAGCTGACTGGAGTGgtttttgtttgtgatttttcAGAGATGCGGTTGCTAGAAAGGAGCTTTGAGGAGGAGAACAAGTTAGACCTCAAGAGGAAGACGGAGCTTGCGCGATAGCTTAGGCTATAGCCCTGACAAGTGGTCGTGTGGTTCCAGAACAAGCGACCTGTTAGTGCTCAGCTGGTGGTCTAGAGAAGGCATGGCTGTTAGGGCTCAACTGATGGTCAGGAGGGGAAGTGGTGAAGAAAAGGGGGAGAAGGAGGGAAAGAAGAGGGTGGTGATGTGGCAACCATGTGAAGGAAAAAAAGCAACCATATATAAATCACTGAGGTGGCAAGCTGCTAACGGAGTTCCTGGACAACCACGTCACATTTTTGGCGTCCACATCACTGGATTGTGATCGGAATCCCCCAATTTCCCTGgtgaagaaacaaaattaaaactttgtgctcattttgatagaaATTGAAAGTCAGTGCTCAAATTGAAAACATGGCAAAAATTCGCACTCCACTCAAAAATTTACTTGAGGGTCATGGCAcccctttcttcttttctcactattttttttgaaaatattatttttcctaCAAATTGATGCATATAATCTAGGAGAAATTATACTTTTACAAGAAAATTGTAAAAGTTTAATGTTTGGCTCTTTGATATTTAcgaattgatttatatagtataattttttttgtaaaaatctattgtttgaccaatttttttttactaattagtAAATATagcctaaaaaaatttatagttttagaagaaaaaaatctttacaaaattttattttattttttcccttaacattttataaattaggttatatgataacaattttttttacaaaaaatttattgttcggcccttttttatataaattatatatagtataaaaagttctaggaaaatatttataagaaattcgGCTCTATCGTGTTCAATAATAAGTCTAAAAAAATCTTCCATCCACGCAGCTTTCTCAGGGACTAAAACATAGTTGTGGCACTATGATGCATTCCCTTGACATAGTCTCCTATGCCCACATCTAGGGTCACAATGGCTAGACCCACCTCAAGAACTAGTTCATGAGCACTGCCTTGCAGGGAACCCTGAGCCCACACCTCTAGGTTGCGGGGCTTGCTTTGATACAACTTGTAAGAGGATTGTGCCCATACACCAAGGTACCGTTTGGATGATGGAATGGGGAATGAAAAACTTTTAGAGGGGATGTGAATGAAAACTTTGGAGGGGATGGGAATGAaaaactttgtttggttgaGAGAGTAATTCATCGGGAATGAGAAAAAgtatataagtaatttattagaaataaaaaaaataaaaaagaaagatagtgtataattacatttgtgcccttaatataaacaaataatactaaataatatagtgagtttttctttaataataaatagtttttatttataacaatattttgtattattcatattaattattatagttaactaattaaatcaatcaattattttagttataaaatatttaattatgtttaaatgtttaattagttttctcactttatgatttaattattataattaacggttaattaataaattttctttaattataaatattttaaatatcatttattaattttaatatttaaattcaatatttaaataacatatcttcatttaataattattggaattaattatactaattcctaattaaattaatattttttaatacaaataatttggattagggtaaaataaaaattttccgTGAAAAAATACCCATTAcccccaaatatttatttatttaatatagaattattatctaattattataaattaattattttaatattaatattatatatatatatatatatacattgggaGAGGGTAAAATTGACATTTCATGTCCATTACCCTCTCCCTTCCCCTCATtccccccaaaattggggggaATGATGATCACCCTCCATGGGGTGATAACATCACCCCATGGAGGGTAATCAAAGAATCCAATGCACACCCAAACATGGGTGTGCATTGGGATTAGTAATCATCCCCCTCTAGAGGGGGATGATTACCTCCATCCAGACATATTGTAAAAGACTGCCCTGATGAAGAGTGTGTACAACCTCTTATAAACCCAAAGATCTCGTAGCACATAACTAATGTAGGGTTAAACTTGGTTGTGGCACTTTGATAGCTGGTAATATGTTAGtacattttattataatatctaGTGAAAATCCTAGCGATAAAAAGACAACCCCCTCAAGAAATAATTGAGAGAGAGTTTGACTCCcaccaatgtttttaaaaccggaccggatagTGAACCGAtctcatatttgggtcacgggTCAGTCGGTTCGACCGGATGACCCGTTTTGGTCAGACCGGATGatgtcataaataaataattatcttaaatattatatctatatatatattatatacatataataacaaattttattatatttttaatcataattatcttaaatatttattttaatatcattatgattttatcatcaaaatggttgaaaattcaaataattaatctagataaagcaacaaatacaactccctaaaccttttatttcttaacctattaatcataaatggatgatgataactacataaattaaaccactaattaaattactaattatgtaaggatgagacaaggcatgaaaaaacttcaaaaacaaaaactagaactaagtatgattaatttaattctcatttttgattatcattaccattaaaataaaagtataaaataaaataagtcctaaatgatctatacctcttaaacaatttacaGTTTCTGTTTATTTTCTCATACCCTCTaaactccaaagttccaaaaatccaaaacaatatttttgacaaatcaagactcaaaagagcatcatgaaatcaaaaagaaaaaaagagccaattcatgccctaagtcctttcttacaaaaccaaaaacaaaacaaaagtaaaacaaaaataaaaataaaaattgaaaaccggGTTCCATCCGGTTTTTGTCCCGACCGACGGTTCACCGGGTTTGGCCGGGTTTGACCGGTTCAAAATTTGGTCAACATTAATTTAAAATCGGACCCGGGCATGGGCGGTTCCTGGTTTTTCTTGTCCGAccaccggtccggtccggtttttcaAAAACATCGACTCCCACATTAAAGGATTAATAGATATTCACAAAATAGATTGAAGCATGCCAAGCCCCCTATTTCGCAAATAATACGACTACTGAATCTTTCTAGTGTATAtttatctctatatataaattaataatatttttttagtcaaaggCAACAAAGACCTGTTTTTATTTCTATCACGTGTAAGTTGTTGTCTTGAATGCGCCTATCAAGGGGCATACACTCGTGAGTTATTCCATCGAACGTGCTCTCACCTCGTGAGGTGCAAGCATCACCAGGTGAGTTAATTTCTTCAACGAGgattcaaactctcaccaccCACATGCCCATATTATttgtttgtaataataataataataataataataataataataataataataatagtgtgAACAGGATGTTGGTCTGTACATGGTTTGTGTTCCGTTATTTAAATGGGTTTATCTTTGGATAAACATACTTTTGGATGAGGTTGTGAAAGACTTTCACGTATTTTATTAgcataaatgaaaatatgaaatgtaTACCTATTGATGCTTTGTTAGTTGTTCtactataattaataaaaataattatgtttataaaatgaCCTTTTCACtgtgattaattaattgattataatatttatttttaaactttttgtacttttttaaagattatatttttaattaattataataaattattttttaaataattatgggATGACGGTTTTCCATGAATTTCTTGTCACGTCATTTGTCCTATTTCATTGTGAATGAAGAAATCCCCAATCCAACCCTCATCCAACAACCAAATGTTGCCATGATGTGCAATATCTcatttacaatttaaaaaaaaaaattatatacattaaagaaaaaattatagaaaatacAGAGGAAGCGAAACAAATAACATAACAGCCACTAATAATGAAAATACTCTCATCTGCAATTTaatatgattaatatatatatatatatatataatttgaaatcaTCAAAGGAACATATAGCTTGATTATCCATGACATTAATTATGAAGGATTTCGAAAAGTTGTATAATGAGATAGAGTAATCTCAATTAGGTTTTAGAGCTAAATTGAACCCGTACTTTGCTCTTTTTAGATAAAATTCGTAGTAAACTTTATAAACAATGAAGCTAATCTTTGTACATGGTTTTTAGATAAAATGAATTTGTGTCATTTATGAatactttataaattttataaataagtttttacaTTTGAATAACTCATTTGACTTATACAACTTATGTATTACATTTTTGTTTGGCTACCTATAAGTAGCTATAAGTAGCTGTAATATAAGTCGTTTTACATGTAAATGACTGTTTGATTTGCTGTAAAAGTTCCACTCATATAAGTGGACTTACATCTCACCCACTTTTACATCATTTCAACTTACAGTAAATtttgttgtaagttgaaatgcagtaAAATAAGTGTTATCCACTCaccattatatttaattataaaaatatttaatagagtaaattatctttaaatttaattataaaaatatttttaagtaataaattataaaattaaagaaacattaaatatttttattatttaatatttatataattaaaaaattttatgacaaaaatattttttttattgtaaatattatatggttttaaaaaataattataaaaatatttttaagtaataaaattaaataattattaaatattttaataatataatatttatatgattaaatatttttatgaaaaaaatattttttattatgaaaatattataatgtttttaaaaattaattataaaaataaataaatattatatttttataatttagtatttatataattaatatttataataattatttttataaatttaataaaattaattataattttttttcaagtaataaaattaaagaaatattaaatactttaaattaattaaatcaattaattatttttatttaaattaattttaatgaagaatattaatataataataataataataataataataataataataggtaaTGGAGTAATCTCACTCAACTCAGCTATAGAACTATACCTTTaaaacttacatcaaaccagaATAGTAAATGTATCATTCTtagttacagcaaaccaaacaataatgatgtaagttgaaatacaacatttttacttacactgtaatttcacttgCAGCACGTACGTGTAATTTTACTTATAgataaccaaacaacccctactAACAACCCTCATAGTCCAGATATGTAAAGTGTTTGTCTTCAAAAAGGCAAGTTCAAACTTTAGCTTATATAGAGTAAATGCATCGTATGTGTTAAGGTATTAGCTGAATGTTGTGCACGCCCTAACGTGATTTGTCtactttatgaaaaaaaaaaaaacttatataatacaattaagataatttaagattttatacaCTACTCACAAGTAATAAGCTAACttattattatatgataatAATGGATAGAAGATATATGAAATATCATTTAAtcttttatatgtataattttttgtttaatatttcatataattttaaaagttatatatatatatattaaattataattcattcactttattcaaaacacatgtatatatatatatatgtaaattaattatatatattttggtttaattaattataaaataaatttatattttaaaaatatatttctgtatatttatttatatccaCACATAACAAAGGTATTtaagaaactaaacaaaatttaaaaattaatcaagtgAATCCCACGTCCTGTCCTGTCATTTCCTTTGGCTAACCTTCAAGTTCATGGCAGGTAAAGTCGTAAGTAAAGAAGCATTTATGTTCCCTTGCAAAAAACGAAGCATTTTTGTTATTGCCCAGTGGCTTGCCATCCCAAGAAATAATTGAACAAGTGTGAGTCGTGTCGTGTGACCCACGCCcaagaataataattattactgAAATTCACTGTTCACTTTGTATATCTAATATGCTCTTTCATTCTCATCCATTCATTCCACCCATCAAAATCTTTGTTGTTAGACTTCTTGTTGAGACTTGTTGTTAGACTTCTTGTTGAGACTTGAGAGAGAGAGTTGCGAGGCAATGGCGATGATAGTGGATGCATTTGCTGGGAAGCTGGTGGAGGCTCACAAATGTCATTGAAGAGAGGCCATCATGGTGTTAGGGCGTCAAAGATGACCTCCAAAAGCTTCAGCGAAGGATGAAGAGGATCACATGCGTGCTCAAGGACgccgagaagaagaagatccaaGACGACACTGTCAAATTATGGGTTGATGAGCTGAAAGATTTGATGTACGATGCCGATGACATCATAGATCTTTGCATGATACAGGGTACTGGGCTTTTGCAAgatgatcatcatcattctcTGGCTGAGTCAAGTGCTACTGCCTCAACAAGGGTATGCTGGCACTTTCCATTTCTCTCTCTGTGCGCGCAGTGCGCGATTTCCTATGAGATTgctgataaaattaaaagactCAATGATAGATTAACTGAGATATCCGAGGATAAggataaatttaatttcataacTTCTTCTACATCAAACGATGCATATGTCATGAATGAAGCTTCTTATCTCCATAGTTCCTTCTTACCAGAATCTGACATTGTGGGATGGGATATTAGAGATGCTACCAAGAGTCTTGTTGATTTATTGGCCTATCAGCATGAACAGAAATGCCGTCTTTTTGCCATTATCGGCATGGGGGGCATAGGCAAAACCACACTCGCACAGTTGATATATAATGATTCCAAGATAAATGATGATTTTGTGTTGCATTCATGGATTTGTGTTTCAAAATTCTACACATCAAGGTCTGATTTGCTGAAGGAACTCATAAGAAATGTTGGAGGTACTTGTGGAGAGTCAACCACAGTTGCGGAGCTACAAAAAATACTTTGTGATGTCTTGCATAGGAAGAGCTTATTTCTGGTTTTGGATGATGTTTGGGAGGGAGATGTATggcttaatttaattaaaaatccaGTAGAAAGCGCAACAACTAAATGTAGAGTCTTGGTCACCACAAGAGATAGAAATACTGCTGTAAAAATGGGGGCAATTCACATCCACAATGTCAACAAATTGCCGTTGAATTTTGGTTGGGAATTATTATGCAAAAAGGTTTTCACAAATAATGGTGAGAGTCAGAGAGATATTCAAAGAATGAAGGAGATAGGGATGCGGATTGTTGAAAAATGCGATGGTCTTCCTGTCGCAATAAAAGCCATTGCAGGTGTTCTTGTAACAAAAGATCTAGATAAAAGAGAATGGGAGGATGTACTTAACAACAATGCTTGGACTATTACAGGACTTCCAGAAGAGCTCCGAGGAGCGTTGTACTTGAGCTATGAATCCTTACCTTCAGCTCTTAAACATTGTTTCCTCTATTGCTTTCTTATCCCCTATGATCGTGAATTTTATCTTGAAGAACTTGTTCCTGAATGGATTGCAGAAGGTTTTATAGAAGATAGTGGAAATGTATCGATGGAGGATGTTGCAAAAGGCTATTATAGGGAACTAATTTGGAGGAGTTTCTTACAACCTTCTCCTTATGAAGCTCAAATCAAGTGAGATGCACAATGCATGATTTATTTCAGAGTTCTTGCTAGGTTTCTAGTAGGTGATGAAAGTCTTTTAGGAGATCCTCAAGCAGCACCAAGCAACACTTCTATGATAAAATTACGTCATTTAACAATTTCAAGTAATAGGGAGAGTGTGAGCATTCCACATCTTGATTGCCTTAGAAGACTATGGCTTTATACCCCTCCAAGTTTGGACACGCAAGTGATCGGAGGCCTAAAACACTTGCGTGTATTGACCCTTT
The DNA window shown above is from Dioscorea cayenensis subsp. rotundata cultivar TDr96_F1 chromosome 12, TDr96_F1_v2_PseudoChromosome.rev07_lg8_w22 25.fasta, whole genome shotgun sequence and carries:
- the LOC120273545 gene encoding uncharacterized protein LOC120273545, producing MKRITCVLKDAEKKKIQDDTVKLWVDELKDLMYDADDIIDLCMIQGTGLLQDDHHHSLAESSATASTRNLTLWDGILEMLPRVLLIYWPISMNRNAVFLPLSAWGA